One Streptomyces sp. R28 DNA window includes the following coding sequences:
- the pdxT gene encoding pyridoxal 5'-phosphate synthase glutaminase subunit PdxT: MTDAPVIGVLALQGDVREHLIALAAADAVARPVRRPEELAEVDGLVLPGGESTTISKLAILFGVMEPLRARVHGGMPVYGTCAGMIMLADKILDPRSGQETVGGIDMIVRRNAFGRQNESFEATVDVKGVEGDPVQGVFIRAPWVESVGAETEVLAEHEGHIVAVRQGNALATSFHPELTGDHRVHSLFVDMVRANRTAESL; the protein is encoded by the coding sequence ATGACTGACGCACCCGTCATAGGCGTCCTGGCCCTCCAGGGCGACGTACGGGAGCACCTCATCGCCCTGGCCGCGGCCGACGCCGTGGCCAGGCCGGTGCGGCGCCCCGAAGAGCTCGCCGAGGTCGACGGCCTCGTCCTCCCCGGCGGTGAGTCCACGACCATCTCCAAGCTGGCCATCCTGTTCGGCGTGATGGAGCCGCTACGCGCGCGCGTGCACGGCGGCATGCCCGTCTATGGCACCTGCGCCGGCATGATCATGCTCGCCGATAAGATCCTCGACCCGCGCTCGGGGCAGGAGACCGTCGGCGGCATCGACATGATCGTGCGCCGCAACGCCTTCGGGCGGCAGAACGAGTCCTTCGAAGCGACGGTCGACGTCAAGGGCGTCGAGGGCGATCCTGTACAGGGCGTCTTCATCCGCGCCCCCTGGGTCGAGTCCGTCGGCGCCGAGACCGAGGTGCTTGCCGAGCACGAGGGCCACATCGTCGCGGTCCGCCAGGGCAACGCGCTCGCCACGTCGTTCCATCCGGAGCTGACCGGCGACCACCGTGTGCACTCCCTGTTCGTCGACATGGTGCGCGCGAACCGGACAGCGGAGTCCTTGTAG
- the ruvC gene encoding crossover junction endodeoxyribonuclease RuvC, with protein MRVLGVDPGLTRCGVGVVEGVAGRPLTMRGVGVVRTAPDADLAHRLVAIEQGLEAWLDEHQPEFVAVERVFSQHNVRTVMGTAQASAVALLCAARRGIPVALHTPSEVKAAVTGSGRADKAQVGAMVTRLLRLDAPPKPADAADALALAICHIWRAPAQQRLQQAVAQNRLQQAVAQHAAKTSHEAKASRAAKTSHTSKGRTA; from the coding sequence GTGCGCGTACTCGGTGTGGACCCCGGGCTGACCCGGTGCGGCGTCGGGGTCGTCGAAGGCGTCGCCGGACGTCCGTTGACGATGCGAGGCGTCGGTGTCGTCCGTACGGCCCCGGATGCGGACCTGGCCCACCGCCTCGTCGCCATCGAACAGGGCCTCGAAGCCTGGCTGGACGAGCACCAGCCCGAATTCGTCGCCGTGGAACGCGTGTTCAGCCAGCACAACGTCCGTACCGTGATGGGCACCGCCCAGGCCAGCGCGGTCGCACTGCTCTGCGCCGCCCGCCGTGGCATCCCCGTCGCGCTGCACACCCCGAGCGAGGTCAAGGCCGCCGTCACCGGAAGCGGCCGCGCCGACAAGGCACAGGTGGGCGCCATGGTCACCCGCCTGCTCCGGCTCGACGCACCGCCCAAGCCGGCCGACGCCGCCGATGCCCTCGCCCTCGCCATCTGCCACATCTGGCGCGCACCCGCCCAGCAGCGCCTCCAGCAGGCCGTTGCCCAGAACCGGCTGCAACAGGCCGTCGCCCAGCACGCAGCGAAGACCTCACACGAAGCGAAGGCCTCGCGCGCAGCGAAGACTTCGCACACATCGAAAGGCCGTACCGCATGA
- a CDS encoding glycosyltransferase family 4 protein — protein MRIGIVCPYSWDVPGGVQFHIRDLAEYFIRLGHEVSVLAPADDDTPLPPYVVSAGRAVPVPYNGSVARLNFGFLSAARVRRWLHDGEFDVVHIHEPASPSLGLLTCWAAQGPMVATFHTSNPRSKAMIAAYSILQAALEKISARIAVSEYARRTLVEHLGGDAVVIPNGVDVEFFAKAEPNPEWQGDTVGFIGRIDEPRKGLPVLMRALPKILAARPQTRLLVAGRGDEEEAVESLPKELRSRVEFLGMISDEDKARFLRSVDLYVAPNTGGESFGIILVEAMSAGAPVLASDLDAFAQVLDQGAAGELFANEDADALAEAAVRLLEDPARLAELRERGREHVRRFDWSTVGADILSVYETVTAGAAAVAADERTGGGGSGLRARLGLVRD, from the coding sequence GTGAGGATCGGCATCGTCTGCCCGTACTCCTGGGACGTGCCGGGCGGCGTCCAGTTCCACATCCGCGACCTCGCCGAGTACTTCATCCGGCTCGGCCACGAGGTGTCCGTCCTGGCCCCGGCCGACGACGACACCCCGCTCCCGCCGTACGTGGTCTCGGCGGGACGCGCCGTGCCGGTGCCGTACAACGGCTCGGTCGCCCGTCTGAACTTCGGCTTCCTCTCGGCGGCCCGCGTCCGACGCTGGCTGCACGACGGCGAGTTCGACGTGGTCCACATCCACGAGCCGGCCTCGCCGTCGCTCGGCCTGCTGACCTGCTGGGCGGCACAGGGCCCGATGGTCGCCACCTTCCACACCTCCAACCCCCGGTCCAAGGCGATGATCGCCGCGTACTCGATCCTCCAGGCGGCCCTGGAGAAGATCAGCGCCCGGATCGCGGTGAGCGAGTACGCCCGCCGCACGCTGGTGGAACACCTGGGCGGCGACGCCGTGGTGATCCCCAACGGCGTCGACGTCGAGTTCTTCGCCAAGGCCGAGCCCAACCCCGAGTGGCAGGGCGACACCGTCGGCTTCATCGGCCGTATCGACGAGCCCCGCAAGGGCCTGCCGGTACTGATGAGGGCCCTGCCCAAGATCCTCGCCGCCCGCCCGCAGACCAGGCTGCTCGTGGCGGGCCGCGGCGACGAGGAGGAGGCGGTCGAGTCGCTGCCCAAGGAGCTCCGCTCCCGCGTGGAGTTCCTCGGCATGATCAGCGACGAGGACAAGGCCCGCTTCCTGCGCAGCGTCGACCTGTACGTCGCGCCCAACACCGGCGGCGAGAGCTTCGGGATCATCCTGGTCGAGGCGATGTCGGCCGGCGCCCCGGTCCTCGCCTCGGACCTGGACGCCTTCGCCCAGGTCCTCGACCAGGGCGCGGCGGGCGAGCTCTTCGCCAACGAGGACGCGGACGCCCTGGCCGAGGCAGCGGTACGCCTCCTGGAGGATCCGGCCCGCCTGGCGGAGCTGCGGGAGCGGGGGCGCGAGCATGTCCGCCGCTTCGACTGGTCCACCGTCGGGGCGGACATCCTGTCGGTGTACGAGACGGTGACGGCCGGCGCGGCAGCGGTGGCCGCGGACGAGCGGACCGGAGGCGGCGGGAGCGGTCTGCGGGCGCGGTTGGGGCTGGTACGGGACTGA
- the ruvA gene encoding Holliday junction branch migration protein RuvA, producing MIAFVSGPVAALAPDSAVVEVGGIGIAVQCTPNTLSGLRMGQQTKLATSLVVREDSLTLYGFADDDERQTFELLQTASGVGPRLAQSMLAVHSPDALRRAIATSDEKALTAVPGIGKKGAQKLLLELKDRLGEPIGAPAVGAPVTSGWRDQLHAALIGLGYATREADEAVTAVAPQAEAAEGVPQVGQLLRAALQTLNRAR from the coding sequence ATGATCGCCTTCGTCAGCGGCCCGGTCGCCGCCCTCGCCCCCGACTCCGCGGTGGTCGAGGTGGGCGGCATCGGTATCGCCGTCCAGTGCACGCCCAACACGCTTTCCGGGCTGCGCATGGGCCAGCAGACCAAGCTGGCCACCTCCCTCGTGGTACGGGAGGACTCGCTGACCCTGTACGGCTTCGCGGACGACGACGAGCGCCAGACCTTCGAGCTGCTGCAGACCGCGAGCGGGGTCGGCCCGCGCCTGGCCCAGTCGATGCTGGCCGTGCACAGCCCGGACGCCCTGCGCCGCGCCATCGCCACCAGTGACGAGAAGGCGCTCACCGCGGTCCCCGGCATCGGCAAGAAGGGCGCCCAGAAGCTGCTCCTCGAGCTGAAGGACCGCCTGGGCGAGCCGATCGGAGCGCCCGCTGTCGGCGCTCCGGTCACCAGTGGCTGGCGCGACCAACTGCACGCCGCCCTGATCGGCCTCGGCTACGCAACCCGCGAGGCGGACGAGGCCGTCACCGCCGTGGCACCGCAGGCCGAGGCGGCCGAGGGCGTGCCCCAGGTGGGCCAGTTGCTGCGGGCGGCCCTGCAGACCCTGAACAGAGCGCGCTGA
- the secD gene encoding protein translocase subunit SecD produces the protein MAAPKKGRSASAQSKPGRSLALILIAIVGLTAGMFATGQTTPRLGIDLAGGTSITLRAVTEPGQESAINKTNMDTAVEIMNRRVNGLGVSETEVQTQGAKNIIVNIPKGTNAKEARAQVGTTAKLYFRPVLVTEISGAAATPTPSPSPSASSSGGATDKATDKTTSSSSPSGTPSATSTTQGRAVTDALKADATPSTSASSSASPSASASSGSDAATSKLQAQYAALNCVNEKARAEAGKGAKPTDPTVACGKNSSGQWQKYILGPAEVDGTDVKKASAVFNTRTGAGWTVTMDFTSDGRKKFGDITGKLAKNQQPQNQFAIVLDGEVISDPSVSEALTGGNAEISGNFTQESSQSLANMLSYGALPLTFKEDSVTTVTAALGGEQLHAGLIAGAIGLALVVLYLFLYYRGLALVAVASLLVSAALTYVIMALLGPAIGFALNLPAVCGAIVAIGITADSFIVYFERVRDEIREGRSLRPAVERAWPRARRTIMVSDFVSFLAAAVLFVVTVGKVQGFAFTLGLTTLLDVVVVFLFTKPLLTILARSKFFGSGHSWSGLDPKRLGARPPLRRTRRPSAPVETKEA, from the coding sequence GTGGCAGCACCTAAGAAGGGCCGGAGCGCGAGCGCCCAGAGCAAGCCAGGGCGCTCGCTGGCCCTCATCCTGATCGCCATCGTGGGCCTCACCGCGGGGATGTTCGCCACGGGGCAGACCACCCCACGTCTTGGCATCGACCTGGCCGGCGGCACGAGCATCACGCTGCGCGCGGTCACCGAGCCGGGCCAGGAATCCGCGATCAACAAGACCAACATGGACACCGCGGTCGAGATCATGAACCGCCGTGTCAATGGTCTTGGTGTCTCGGAGACCGAGGTTCAGACCCAGGGCGCGAAGAACATCATCGTCAACATCCCCAAGGGCACCAACGCCAAGGAGGCCCGGGCCCAGGTCGGCACCACCGCGAAGCTGTACTTCCGCCCGGTGCTCGTCACCGAGATCTCCGGTGCCGCCGCGACGCCCACCCCGTCGCCGAGCCCCTCCGCGAGCTCTTCGGGCGGGGCGACCGACAAGGCGACCGACAAGACGACCTCCTCGTCCTCCCCCTCGGGCACCCCGTCGGCGACCTCCACCACGCAGGGCCGTGCGGTCACCGACGCCCTGAAGGCGGACGCGACGCCGTCCACGAGCGCCTCCAGCAGCGCCTCCCCGTCTGCGTCTGCGAGCAGCGGCTCCGACGCGGCCACGAGCAAGCTCCAAGCCCAGTACGCCGCGCTCAACTGCGTGAACGAGAAGGCCCGCGCCGAAGCCGGCAAGGGTGCCAAGCCCACCGATCCCACGGTGGCCTGCGGCAAGAACTCGTCCGGCCAGTGGCAGAAGTACATCCTCGGCCCGGCCGAGGTCGACGGCACCGACGTCAAGAAGGCCAGCGCCGTCTTCAACACGCGGACCGGCGCCGGCTGGACCGTGACCATGGACTTCACGTCCGACGGCCGCAAGAAGTTCGGCGACATCACCGGCAAGTTGGCCAAGAACCAGCAGCCGCAGAACCAGTTCGCCATCGTCCTGGACGGCGAGGTCATCTCCGACCCGTCCGTCAGCGAGGCCCTGACCGGCGGCAACGCGGAGATCTCCGGCAACTTCACCCAGGAGTCCTCCCAGAGCCTCGCCAACATGCTGTCGTACGGCGCCCTGCCGCTGACCTTCAAGGAGGACAGCGTCACCACCGTCACCGCCGCGCTCGGCGGTGAGCAGCTGCACGCCGGTCTGATCGCCGGCGCGATCGGTCTCGCCCTGGTCGTCCTCTACCTGTTCCTCTACTACCGGGGCCTCGCGCTGGTCGCCGTGGCCTCGCTGCTGGTCTCCGCCGCCCTCACCTACGTGATCATGGCTCTGCTCGGCCCGGCCATCGGCTTCGCGCTGAACCTCCCGGCCGTCTGCGGTGCCATCGTCGCCATCGGCATCACAGCGGACTCGTTCATCGTGTACTTCGAACGCGTCCGCGACGAGATCCGCGAGGGCCGCTCGCTGCGCCCCGCCGTCGAGCGGGCCTGGCCGCGCGCCAGGCGCACCATCATGGTCTCCGACTTCGTGTCGTTCCTGGCCGCCGCGGTGCTGTTCGTCGTCACCGTCGGCAAGGTCCAGGGCTTCGCGTTCACGCTCGGCCTGACCACCCTGCTCGACGTGGTCGTGGTGTTCCTGTTCACCAAGCCGCTGCTGACGATCCTGGCCCGCAGCAAGTTCTTCGGCAGCGGCCACAGCTGGTCCGGCCTCGACCCGAAGCGACTGGGTGCTCGTCCGCCGCTGCGCCGCACCCGCCGTCCCTCCGCCCCCGTCGAGACGAAGGAGGCGTGA
- a CDS encoding adenine phosphoribosyltransferase — translation MTDIKELLLSRIRDVADYPEPGVMFKDITPLLADPAAFTALTDALAEIAANTDATKIVGLEARGFILGAPVAVRAGIGFIPVRKAGKLPGATLSQAYDLEYGSAEIEVHAEDLTAGDRVLVIDDVLATGGTAEASIQLIRRAGADVAGLAVLMELGFLGGRARLEPALAGAPLESLLLV, via the coding sequence ATGACCGACATCAAGGAGCTGCTGCTCAGCCGCATCCGTGACGTGGCGGACTACCCGGAACCGGGCGTGATGTTCAAGGACATCACCCCGCTCCTGGCGGACCCGGCGGCGTTCACGGCCCTCACCGACGCGCTGGCCGAGATCGCCGCGAACACCGACGCCACGAAGATCGTCGGCCTCGAGGCCCGAGGCTTCATCCTCGGCGCCCCCGTCGCCGTGCGCGCGGGCATCGGCTTCATCCCGGTGCGCAAGGCGGGCAAGCTCCCCGGGGCGACGCTCAGCCAGGCGTACGACCTGGAGTACGGCTCCGCCGAGATCGAGGTGCACGCCGAGGACCTCACCGCGGGCGACCGCGTCCTGGTCATCGACGACGTCCTGGCGACAGGCGGCACCGCGGAGGCCTCGATCCAGCTGATCCGCAGGGCCGGCGCCGACGTGGCCGGCCTGGCCGTGCTGATGGAACTGGGCTTCCTCGGCGGCCGAGCCCGCCTGGAACCGGCCCTCGCCGGGGCCCCGCTGGAG
- the pdxS gene encoding pyridoxal 5'-phosphate synthase lyase subunit PdxS: MSTSENQAPETGTARVKRGMAEQLKGGVIMDVVTPEQAKIAEDAGAVAVMALERVPADIRKDGGVARMSDPDMIEGIIDAVSIPVMAKSRIGHFVEAQVLQSLGVDYIDESEVLTPADEVNHSDKWAFTTPFVCGATNLGEALRRIAEGAAMIRSKGEAGTGNVVEAVRHLRQIKNEIAKLRGFDNNELYAAAKELRAPYELVKEVSELGKLPVVLFSAGGVATPADAALMRQLGAEGVFVGSGIFKSGDPAKRAAAIVKATTFYDDPKIIAEASRNLGEAMVGINCDTLPETERYANRGW, encoded by the coding sequence GTGTCCACTTCCGAAAACCAGGCTCCCGAGACCGGCACCGCGCGCGTGAAGCGCGGCATGGCCGAGCAGCTCAAGGGTGGCGTGATCATGGACGTCGTCACGCCGGAGCAGGCGAAGATCGCCGAGGACGCGGGCGCCGTCGCCGTCATGGCCCTGGAGCGGGTCCCCGCCGACATCCGCAAGGACGGCGGCGTGGCCCGGATGTCCGACCCGGACATGATCGAGGGCATCATCGACGCCGTCTCCATCCCGGTCATGGCCAAGTCCCGTATCGGCCACTTCGTCGAGGCCCAGGTCCTGCAGTCCCTCGGCGTCGACTACATCGACGAGTCCGAGGTCCTCACCCCGGCCGACGAGGTCAACCACTCCGACAAGTGGGCCTTCACGACCCCCTTCGTCTGTGGCGCCACCAACCTGGGCGAGGCCCTGCGCCGCATCGCCGAGGGCGCGGCCATGATCCGCTCCAAGGGCGAGGCCGGCACGGGCAACGTCGTCGAGGCCGTCCGCCACCTGCGTCAGATCAAGAACGAGATCGCCAAGCTGCGCGGCTTCGACAACAACGAGCTGTACGCCGCCGCCAAGGAGCTGCGCGCCCCGTACGAGCTGGTCAAGGAAGTCTCCGAGCTCGGCAAGCTCCCGGTGGTGCTGTTCTCCGCCGGTGGCGTCGCCACCCCGGCCGACGCCGCGCTGATGCGCCAGCTCGGTGCCGAGGGCGTCTTCGTCGGCTCCGGCATCTTCAAGTCCGGCGACCCGGCCAAGCGCGCCGCCGCCATCGTCAAGGCGACCACGTTCTACGACGACCCGAAGATCATCGCGGAAGCGTCCCGCAACCTCGGCGAGGCCATGGTCGGCATCAACTGCGACACCCTCCCTGAGACCGAGCGCTACGCCAACCGCGGCTGGTAA
- a CDS encoding YebC/PmpR family DNA-binding transcriptional regulator produces MSGHSKWATTKHKKAVIDAKRGKLFAKLIKNIEVAARMGGVDIEGNPTLYDAIQKAKKQSVPNKNIDSAVKRGGGLEAGGADYETIMYEGYGPNGVAVLIECLTDNRNRAASDVRVAMTRNGGNMADPGSVSYMFSRKGVVIVPKGELSEDDVLGAVLDAGAEEVNDLGESFEVVSEATDLVAVRTALQEAGIDYDSADSSFVPSVQVELDEEGAKKIFKLIDALEDSDDVQNVFANFDVSDEIMEKVDA; encoded by the coding sequence ATGTCCGGCCACTCTAAATGGGCTACGACGAAGCACAAGAAGGCCGTGATTGACGCCAAGCGCGGCAAGCTCTTCGCGAAGCTGATCAAGAACATCGAGGTCGCGGCCCGCATGGGCGGCGTCGACATCGAGGGCAACCCGACTCTCTACGACGCCATCCAGAAGGCGAAGAAGCAGTCGGTCCCCAACAAGAACATCGACTCCGCGGTCAAGCGCGGCGGTGGCCTTGAGGCCGGTGGCGCCGACTACGAGACGATCATGTACGAGGGTTACGGCCCGAACGGCGTCGCGGTGCTCATCGAGTGCCTCACCGACAACCGCAACCGCGCCGCCTCCGACGTCCGCGTCGCCATGACCCGCAACGGCGGCAACATGGCCGACCCGGGCTCCGTGTCGTACATGTTCAGCCGCAAGGGCGTCGTCATCGTCCCCAAGGGCGAGCTGTCCGAGGACGACGTCCTCGGTGCCGTCCTGGACGCGGGCGCCGAGGAGGTCAACGACCTCGGTGAGTCCTTCGAGGTCGTGAGCGAGGCCACCGACCTGGTCGCGGTCCGCACCGCCCTCCAGGAGGCCGGCATCGACTACGACTCCGCCGACTCCAGCTTCGTGCCGTCCGTCCAGGTCGAGCTGGACGAGGAGGGCGCCAAGAAGATCTTCAAGCTGATCGACGCGCTCGAGGACAGCGACGACGTCCAGAACGTCTTCGCCAACTTCGACGTCAGCGACGAGATCATGGAGAAGGTCGACGCCTGA
- the ruvB gene encoding Holliday junction branch migration DNA helicase RuvB, translating to MNWDDTTDTSAAERLVGGSADREDQAVEAALRPKDLDEFIGQEKVREQLDLVLRAARARGATADHVLLSGAPGLGKTTLSMIIAAEMGAPIRITSGPAIQHAGDLAAILSSLQEGEVLFLDEIHRMSRPAEEMLYMAMEDFRVDVIVGKGPGATAIPLELPPFTLVGATTRAGLLPPPLRDRFGFTAHMEFYEPTELERVIHRSANLLDVEIEADGAAEIAGRSRGTPRIANRLLRRVRDYAQVKADGIITRDIAEAALAVYEVDARGLDRLDRGVLEALLKLFGGGPVGLSTLAVAVGEERETVEEVAEPFLVREGLLARTPRGRVATPAAWAHLGLTPPRSQAAGNGQQDLFGA from the coding sequence ATGAACTGGGACGACACGACCGACACCTCCGCCGCCGAGCGGCTCGTCGGTGGGTCCGCCGACCGTGAGGACCAGGCCGTCGAGGCCGCCCTGCGGCCCAAGGACCTGGACGAGTTCATCGGTCAGGAGAAGGTCCGCGAGCAGCTCGACCTCGTCCTGCGCGCCGCACGCGCGCGTGGCGCCACCGCCGACCACGTACTGCTCTCCGGCGCCCCGGGCCTCGGCAAGACCACCCTCTCCATGATCATCGCGGCCGAGATGGGCGCCCCCATCCGCATCACCTCCGGTCCCGCCATCCAGCACGCCGGCGACCTCGCCGCGATCCTCTCCTCCCTCCAGGAGGGCGAGGTCCTCTTCCTCGACGAGATCCACCGCATGTCACGGCCCGCCGAGGAGATGCTCTACATGGCGATGGAGGACTTCCGCGTCGACGTCATTGTCGGCAAGGGCCCCGGCGCCACCGCCATCCCGCTCGAACTCCCGCCGTTCACCCTGGTCGGCGCCACCACGCGCGCGGGTCTGCTGCCGCCCCCGCTGCGCGACCGCTTCGGCTTCACCGCGCACATGGAGTTCTACGAGCCGACCGAGCTGGAGCGCGTCATCCACCGCTCGGCCAACCTGCTCGACGTCGAGATCGAGGCCGACGGCGCCGCCGAGATCGCCGGCCGCTCCCGTGGCACGCCCCGCATCGCCAACCGCCTGCTGCGCCGCGTCCGCGACTACGCCCAGGTCAAGGCCGACGGGATCATCACCAGGGACATCGCAGAGGCCGCCCTCGCCGTCTACGAGGTCGACGCCCGAGGCCTCGACCGGCTGGACCGAGGCGTCCTGGAGGCCCTGCTGAAGCTGTTCGGCGGCGGCCCGGTCGGCCTGTCCACGCTGGCGGTCGCGGTGGGGGAGGAGCGCGAGACCGTCGAGGAGGTCGCCGAGCCCTTCCTCGTCCGGGAGGGCCTGCTCGCCCGTACCCCGCGTGGTCGTGTCGCCACCCCCGCGGCATGGGCGCATCTCGGCCTCACGCCGCCCCGCTCACAAGCTGCGGGAAACGGACAACAGGATCTGTTCGGGGCGTGA
- the secF gene encoding protein translocase subunit SecF, with amino-acid sequence MSKLGNLGARLHRGEVGYDFVGNRKIWYGISILITITAIVGLAVRGLNMGIEFQGGAVFTTPAKTSASVSQAEKYAEEASGHDAIVQKLGNGSLRIQVAGIDTNKADQVSTELAKNLGVAEKDVTGELVGPSWGEQIANKAWQGLAIFLVLVVIYLAIAFEWRMAVAAFVALIHDITITVGIYALVGFEVTPGTVIGLLTILGYSLYDTVVVFDSLKEQTKDITKQTRWTYSDIANRSINSTLVRSVNTTVVALLPVAGLLFIGGGVLGAGMLNDISLSLFVGLAAGAYSSIFIATPLVADLKEREPQMKALKKRVLAKRAQAAAQGESPSASAAEEPLDDDHEDAAPAVVGPRDQPVSRSRGRGRPSGKRR; translated from the coding sequence ATGTCGAAGCTCGGCAACCTCGGCGCCCGACTGCACCGTGGCGAGGTCGGCTACGACTTCGTCGGCAACCGCAAGATCTGGTACGGCATCTCCATCCTGATCACCATCACGGCCATCGTCGGCCTGGCGGTGCGCGGCCTGAACATGGGCATCGAGTTCCAGGGCGGAGCGGTCTTCACCACCCCGGCCAAGACCTCCGCCTCGGTCTCCCAGGCGGAGAAGTACGCGGAGGAGGCGTCCGGCCACGACGCCATCGTCCAGAAGCTCGGCAACGGCAGCCTGCGCATCCAGGTCGCGGGCATCGACACCAACAAGGCCGACCAGGTCTCGACGGAGCTGGCCAAGAACCTGGGTGTCGCCGAGAAGGACGTCACCGGCGAGCTCGTCGGCCCCAGCTGGGGTGAGCAGATCGCCAACAAGGCCTGGCAGGGCCTCGCGATCTTCCTGGTCCTGGTGGTGATCTATCTGGCGATCGCGTTCGAGTGGCGCATGGCCGTGGCCGCGTTCGTCGCGCTGATCCACGACATCACCATCACGGTCGGGATCTACGCCCTCGTCGGCTTCGAGGTCACACCGGGCACGGTGATCGGTCTGCTGACGATCCTCGGCTATTCGCTCTACGACACGGTCGTCGTCTTCGACAGTCTCAAGGAGCAGACGAAGGACATCACCAAGCAGACCCGCTGGACCTACAGCGACATCGCCAACCGCTCGATCAACAGCACCCTGGTCCGCTCCGTCAACACCACGGTGGTGGCGCTGCTGCCGGTGGCGGGCCTGCTGTTCATCGGCGGCGGTGTCCTCGGCGCCGGCATGCTCAACGACATCTCGCTGTCGCTGTTCGTCGGCCTCGCAGCCGGTGCGTACTCCTCGATCTTCATCGCCACGCCGCTCGTCGCCGACCTCAAGGAGCGCGAGCCGCAGATGAAGGCCCTGAAGAAGCGTGTGCTCGCCAAGCGGGCCCAGGCCGCCGCACAGGGCGAGTCCCCGAGCGCCTCGGCCGCCGAAGAGCCGCTCGACGATGACCATGAGGACGCCGCCCCCGCGGTCGTCGGCCCGCGCGACCAGCCCGTGTCCCGTAGCCGGGGCCGTGGCCGACCCTCGGGGAAGCGCCGATGA
- the yajC gene encoding preprotein translocase subunit YajC, with product MSLVTLLPFIVLIGAMFLMTRSAKKKQQQAADMRNQMQPGSGVRTIGGMYATVKEANEDTVLLDAGPGVELLFAKNAIGAVLSDDEYNRIVHGIEHDLKSDVVPDDASSLTETDEPAADAAASDDKPVDLGKKDEADEASDDTAAAEAKTDVESKKTDGESDAK from the coding sequence GTGAGTCTCGTGACCCTCCTCCCGTTCATCGTGCTCATCGGGGCCATGTTCCTGATGACCCGGTCGGCCAAGAAGAAGCAGCAGCAGGCGGCCGACATGCGGAACCAAATGCAGCCCGGCAGCGGCGTCCGCACCATCGGGGGCATGTACGCGACTGTCAAGGAGGCCAATGAGGACACGGTCCTCCTTGACGCCGGCCCGGGCGTGGAGCTCCTCTTCGCCAAGAACGCGATCGGTGCCGTCCTCTCCGACGACGAGTACAACCGCATCGTGCACGGCATCGAGCACGACCTGAAGTCCGACGTCGTCCCGGACGACGCCTCCTCCCTCACCGAGACCGACGAGCCCGCCGCCGACGCTGCCGCCTCCGACGACAAGCCTGTCGACCTCGGCAAGAAGGACGAGGCCGACGAGGCGTCCGACGACACCGCGGCCGCCGAGGCGAAGACGGATGTTGAGTCGAAGAAGACCGACGGCGAGTCCGACGCGAAGTAG